In Rhodamnia argentea isolate NSW1041297 chromosome 11, ASM2092103v1, whole genome shotgun sequence, one genomic interval encodes:
- the LOC115735940 gene encoding WD-40 repeat-containing protein MSI2, which translates to MAEEESAELEQLEEEFKVWKKNTPILYDLVISHALEWPSLTVHWAPLPPQPFADDHSLAVHRLVLGTHTSDGVPNFLLLADALLPSKSDRSSENAALPKVEISQKIRVDGEVNRARFMPQNHNIVGAKTNGCEVYVFDCSKQAAKQQEGGFDPDLRLMGHDGEGYGLSWSPLKEGYLLSASHDKKICLWNISAEAQGKVLSAMHVFEAHENAVGDVSWHLKNDNLFGSVGDDCQLMIWDLRTNKPQQCVKAHEKEVNSVSFNSYNDWILATASSDTTVGLFDTRKLTTPLHVFSSHEGEVLQVEWDPNHEAVLASSSEDRRVMVWDLNRIGDEQQEGDASDGPAELLFSHGGHKAKISDFSWNKNEPWVISSVAEDNSVQVWQMAESICGDDDGMQAMDGYV; encoded by the exons aTGGCGGAAGAGGAAAGCGCCGAGCTCGAACAGCTCGAGGAAGAGTTCAAGGTGTGGAAGAAGAACACCCCGATCCTCTATGACCTCGTGATCTCCCACGCCCTCGAGTGGCCATCCCTTACCGTCCACTGGGCTCCGCTCCCTCCCCAGCCCTTCGCCGACGACCATTCCCTCGCCGTCCACCGCCTCGTCCTCGGCACCCACACCTCCGACGGCGTCCCCAACTTCCTCTTGCTCGCTGACGCCctcctcccttccaaatctgATCGTTCCAGTGAGAACGCCGCGCTTCCCAAG GTGGAGATATCGCAAAAGATTCGCGTGGATGGGGAAGTGAATAGAGCACGGTTCATGCCACAAAATCACAATATTGTGGGTGCTAAGACAAATGGTTGTGAGGTTTATGTTTTTGATTGTTCTAAGCAGGCTGCGAAGCAGCAGGAGGGTGGGTTTGATCCGGATTTGAGGTTGATGGGTCATGATGGAGAAGGCTATGGATTGTCTTGGAGCCCCTTGAAAGAAGGTTACCTTTTAAGCGCTTCCCATGATAAAAAGATTTGTCTCTGGAATATATCTGCCGAGGCACAGGGTAAAGTGCTCAGTGCAATGCATGTTTTCGAG GCTCATGAGAATGCGGTTGGAGATGTGTCTTGGCACTTGAAGAATGACAACTTATTTGGGTCTGTCGGTGATGATTGTCAATTGATGATCTGGGACTTGCGAACGAATAAACCACAGCAATGTGTTAAAGCACATGAGAAAGAG GTGAATTCTGTATCTTTCAACTCGTATAATGACTGGATTCTGGCAACCGCGTCTTCAGACACAACAGTTGGACTGTTTGACACGCGGAAGCTGACCACGCCATTGCATGTCTTTAGCAGCCATGA AGGAGAGGTCTTGCAAGTAGAATGGGATCCTAATCATGAGGCTGTGTTAGCTTCTTCCTCGGAGGACAGAAGGGTGATGGTCTGGGATCTGAACAG aaTTGGAGATGAACAGCAAGAGGGAGATGCAAGCGATGGCCCTGCCGAACTGCTATTTTCTCATGGGGGTCATAAAGCTAAGATCTCAGATTTCTCATGGAACAAGAACGAACCATGGGTTATCTCGAGTGTGGCTGAAGACAACTCTGTTCAGGTTTGGCAAATGGCTGAGAGTATCTGTGGAGATGATGATGGCATGCAGGCCATGGATGGATATGTATGA
- the LOC115735942 gene encoding basic leucine zipper 19-like — translation MDDGELDFSNQEVFPNHDVFSSSTLGEVPGCRSMDSFLDEIFRDTHACTHTHTCNPPGPDSSHTHTCFHVHTKIVPAASEEKVSTDDTAESTEKKSKKRPLGNREAVRKYREKKKARAASLEDEVIRLRAVNQQLMKRLQGQAALEAEIARLKCLLVDIRGRIEGEIGSFPYQRTAMPGGAYVVNPCNMQCNDQVRCLHPTVEGRSGDGTSIDGQGYVGCEFENLQCLANQNGSGPKTLSGCGNENIASHAASSGGSKKKAGSRAAMAG, via the exons ATGGATGATGGGGAGCTCGATTTCTCAAATCAGGAAGTGTTTCCAAACCATGACGTGTTTTCGAGTTCGACTTTAGGAGAAGTTCCTGGTTGTCGCTCGATGGATAGTTTTCTGGACGAAATTTTCAGGGACACCCATGCTTGTACTCACACTCACACTTGTAATCCGCCGGGACCCGACTCTTCACACACTCACACATGTTTTCATGTGCACACTAAAATTGTCCCCGCTGCCAGTGAGGAGAAGGTTTCTACTGATGATACCGCAGAGTCGACGGAGAAGAAATCAAAGAAACGCCCGCTCGGCAATCGGGAGGCGGTTAGGAAATACCGTGAAAAGAAGAAGGCTCGTGCTGCCTCATTAGAAGATGAGGTCATTAGATTGAGGGCCGTGAATCAGCAATTGATGAAGAGGCTTCAGGGTCAGGCTGCATTGGAGGCTGAGATTGCTAGATTGAAGTGTTTGCTTGTGGATATAAGGGGAAGGATCGAAGGAGAGATAGGATCTTTTCCATATCAGAGAACGGCAATGCCCGGCGGTGCTTATGTGGTGAATCCTTGTAACATGCAGTGTAACGATCAGGTTCGTTGCCTTCATCCGACAGTGGAGGGTAGAAGTGGAGATGGTACAAGCATAGATGGGCAGGGATATGTTGGTTGTGAATTTGAAAATCTCCAATGCCTAGCTAATCAGAACGGTTCAGGACCCAAAACGCTTTCTGGATGTGGAAATGAGAACATTGCATCACATGCAGCTTCTTCTGGTGGAAGTAAGAAAAAAG CAGGGTCTCGTGCAGCAATGGCTGGATGA